Below is a window of Sulfitobacter sp. BSw21498 DNA.
TTCTCAACGCGGGCCATCAGGTTTTGGCGAATGTTGGTGAAGTACTGGGGATCGAGGCAATCTCGGACTGTATGACGCATCCGGCGATCCGCGCGATGTTCCACCGTGTGCAGGCCGACGAGATCACACAGACGGTTGCCCCTGTGCCCGGCATGACGCCGCTGACATATCTGGAGTTGATTGAGCAGCGCTTCTCTAACCCGCGCATTGTCGACACCACCCGCCGCGTCGCTTTTGACGGCTCGGCGCGGCACGCAGGTTTCGTTCTGCCGATCCTGCGCGATCAATTGGCCGCAGGTCGGTCGGTTGCCGGTCTGGCCTTGGTCGAAGCGTTCTGGGCCCGGATGTGCGCAGGCACGCGGGAAGACGGCAGCGAGATCGTGCCAAACGATCCGATCTGGGACGAATTGCGCACTGTTGCCGAAGCTGCGCGCACGCGCCCTGCCGCGTGGCTGGAACAAGAGCGCCACTACGGTGATCTGGCGCTGGCCGAGGACTTTAGGACTGCGTTTTCCCATTGGCTTACGTTGATCTGGGCAGAGGGAGCCGTCGCCGCGATGAACACCTATGCGCTGGCCGACAACCAGGGTGGGCGGGTTAACAAGGCAGGTTGAGGCAGCCTCTGGCCGTGCCCTGTTCGGCGTGCAAAATGCCCCCCGCTGCCTGTTCTGGTCTATTAGAGACAAAGTAGAGTGGCAGGGGGCAACGGCCCGAGGATTTCTGTCCGGGCTTGATTAGAGTCGGCTAAAATGGATTTGGCTCGGTACAGTTGGATTAGACTCAGAGATCGAGGTCGACCCAGACCGGCACGTGATCTGACGGTTTTTCACGCCCGCGCACGTCCTTGTCGATCTGGCAATCGCGCAGACTGTCGGCGATGGCGGGGCTCAGCAGGAAGTGATCGATGCGGATGCCGTTGTTGCGGTTCCACGCGCCCGCTTGATAATCCCAAAAGCTGTAGTGCCCCGGCCCTTGGGTGCGCGCACGAAATGCCTCTGTCAGGCCAAGCGCCAGCAGGCGTCGCCATGCGGCACGGGATTCCGGGCGAAACAACGCATCTTCGCGCCATGCGTCCGGCGTGGCCGCATCTTCGGCCTGCGGAATAATGTTGAAATCGCCGGTCAGCAAAAAGGGGGTTTCTTCGGCCAGCAGCGCGCGGGCGCGGTCTTCTAGGCGCTGCATCCAGGCCAGTTTATAATCGTATTTCGGGCCCGGCGCAGGGTTGCCATTGGGCAGATACAGCCCGCACAGCCGGACAGACGAATGATCCCCCACAACGGTCGCCTCGATATAGCGGGCCTGTTCGTCGCTGTCGTCACCGGGCAGGCCACGGGTCACATCCTCAAGCGGCAGCTTTGACAGGATTGCGACGCCGTTAAACGATTTCTGGCCGTGGGTTTCGACGTTATAGCCGCGGTCCTCAAAAAGTTCGCGCGGGAAACCCTCGTCGACGGATTTTATTTCTTGCAGAATTGCGACATCAGGCTGCGCTTCGTCCAGCCATTGGGGCAGGGCATCGATCCGCGCTTTGATCCCGTTGATGTTGAACGTGGCGATTTTCATGACAGCCCCCCCCTATATTGGTTCGCGCAGCTATCGCGCATACCGCGATATGGGGCAAGGGGGCTGCGCCGGCTTGGCCGGTTTTCGCACGCGATTCGGGCGTTGTGCAGGCGTTTATCTAATTGGGGCATCGGCCCGACAGGGGTGTGCAGGATAGGTCTGTAAAGTTGTCTCTAATGTGGAGAACACGACGTCGTCTTGCAGTTTCAATGGGATCAACTACGTGGCGCATGTGGATGAATTGCATCATTAAAATTCGATCTTTTTGACGGCTAGGTTCACGCTGCGCTGTGGTGATTGATGAAGGACGTGCAGCCTCAGGTTTCGCTGCCGATTTCAAAAACCACCTAAAAGGAAGAAAATATGACCGCAATTGCCTACGCCGAGAACACCCTTCCCTCCGTTCGTGCCGCTGATGCGACGCTGCAGCTGGGTTCGGGCACCGGCCTTTATACCACCGGCCTAATCCGTACCGGACGCGACCCGCATTGCGGTCACGGGACCGGATTGTTCACCACCGGATTGCAGTCAGAGCCACAGGCAGGCCCCATGGCGACCGCGGGGATTAGCGGTCTGTTTACCGCTGGCTGATATTCCCGTGTCACCCTGCGCCAGAAACGGCGCAGGGGTAACCAACGAAGAGGGAGTTCTATGTCTAACGTTGTGACACTTTCGTCCGTTCGCGCCCGCGGTATTGCTGCGAAACACGCCGATATAGCAGCGATCAGCCGCATGTTTGCACAGCAGCGTCGCCGTGCGGGGGATGTGTTCTGGTTGAAGGAAAACGCAGAATGGCTGGGGGTGTTGGCAAGCTCGAATATGCCAGTGTCGTCGGGTGCTTTGATGCCCTACGCATCTTTCTATGACCAACTGGAGGAAACGATCCGTTTTTTCCCGCAGTATTACCGTTTCTTCCTGTCACTAGCCCTTGATCTTGAGGATCTTGGCATGCCCGGAGAGACAGGGCTGCGACTGGTGCACTGGGTCTCGCGTATGCGCTTGGTCGATGGGGAACTTTCCGACCTACAACGCGCCGAGGCAGAGCGGTTGATGGCACGGCGGATGCCCGTCACCCGAGACGAAACCCTGCACGCGCGATTGCGCGGGTTTTTCCTGAGATCAGAAAACTTTGTGCTGCCGAATAAAAAAGCATCTTACGAGCTCGCGCATATTGTTTTCTACCTGTCCGACTATGGTCAACGTGATCCGGCACTGCCCCTCGCGGCAATTGAAAGCCTGACCTTTGCCGGCGTCCTGGCTTATCTGGATCAGGATATAGATTTGCTGGCAGAGCTCTGCGCTGCTTTGAGGTTGGCCGGCTCGCCTGCGCCCGTCTTGTGGGAAGACGCTGTCCGCACTGCCGCAAACGCCTGCCAGATCGTGCCGCACCACGGGGAGGGGGCGGGCGACGGGTATCATATCTATTTGGTGGCCGGCTGGTTGTCGCAGATGGCGGGGGCTCCGGCATTCAGCCAAGCGGTGCCACAGGGCCCGGTCTCCATCCGCTACGCGCCACCAGAGGGTGCGCTATTGGGGCTGTCCGAAACCCTTTTCAAGATGGGAGACACGCGGCAATCTGATTGGGCGCGTATGCGTGGGAGGATAATGGCGTCGCTTGCCCCCTCGGCACAAAACATCTTGGCACAGGCAGAGGCGTCTTGCCCGCGGTTCAATGCGTTTTTTGCCCGCTTCGCCCGTGCGCCGGCCAAAACGGGGGGAGGTTCGGCGCGGGTTCAGCTTTAGGGCGGCCTCATGCTGGCATGAGACCAGCCTCCGGCGGGGGGTTCTTGGGCAGAATGAAACGGGCTGAGTGCTACATCGAGAAGGATGTGCCGCAACCGCAGGCGCTGGTCGCGTTAGGGTTTTCAACCACGAAACGCGCGCCGATCAGTTCTTCGGAGAAGTCGATGACAGCATTGGCAAGGAAGGGCAGCGAGATGCTGTCGACCACGACTTTCTGGCCGGCACCTTCAAGGACGAGATCGTCGTCCTTTGGGGCATCCAGCGCGATATCGTACTGAAAGCCGGAGCAACCGCCGCCTTCCACTGCGACGCGCAGGGCTTGGCCCTCTGCTGCGGCACCGATTTCGGCAAGGCGGTCAAAGGCGCGCGGGGTGACTTGGGGGGGCAGGTTCATTTTTCGGGCTCCGGGGTGATCGGTTTCCATCTGTCTTATCATACAATATAGAAACCCTCAGGACAGGCCACAAGGACCACCGACTATGCGCGCTTCTTTTGCTTCTGATCCGGCACTGACCCGGGGACGGTTGATACCCGAAGAGGAAAGTACCTTTCGTTCCTGCTTTCAGCGGGATCGCGACCGGATTATTCACGCCAGCGCCTTTCGGCGGCTCAAGCATAAAACCCAAGTGTTCATTGAACATGAAGGCGATTATTACCGCACGCGGCTAACCCATTCGATCGAGGTGGCGCAGGTGGCGCGCACGATTGCCGGTGCTTTGGGTCTGAATGCAGAGCTGACGGAGGCGGTCGCGCTGGCACATGATCTGGGGCATCCGCCTTTTGGTCACACCGGCGAGGATGCGCTGGAGACGCTGATGGCCCCCTATGGCGGGTTTGATCACAACGCGCAGGCCATTCGAATCGTCACCCATCTTGAACGGCACTATGCGGAATTCGACGGGTTGAACCTGACGTGGGAAACATTAGAGGGGCTGGCGAAACATAATGGGCCGGTGACAGGAGACCTGCCGTGGGCTCTGGCGGCCTATGGGCGGCAGCATGATCTAGAGCTGGATACATTCGCCAGTGCCGAAGCGCAGGTGGCGGCGATTGCCGACGACGTGGCCTATAACCACCACGATCTGCATGACGGGCTGCGCGCGGAGCTGTTTTCGACGGATGAACTGGCCGAGCTTCCGATCCTCAAGGACAACTTTGCCGAGGTGGACCGGCTTTATCCCGGTTTGAACTACTACCGGCGTCGCCACGAGGCGCTGCGCCGGTTCTTTGGTGTGCTGGTCGAGGATGTTATCACAGTCGCGCGGACCCGTTTGGCCGAAATGAAGCCCGAAACCGCCACTGATATTCGAATGGCGGGGCGCACGCTGATCCAGTTTTCCGATCCGGTGTTCCAAGACCTCAAGGTGATCCGCGCATTCCTGTTTGACCGGATGTACCGCGCGCCGTCGGTGGTTCTTATGCGCAAGCAGGTGACGCAGGTGGTCGAGGATTTGTTCCCCTATTTCTGCGCGCATACGGATCAATTGCCCAAACAATGGCGCAAAGATGTAGAGGACGCAGACGGCGATACGGCACTCGCGCGGATCGTCAGTGACTATATCTCGGGGATGACCGATCGCTTTGCCCTGCAAGAGCACGAGCGGTTGATCGCTAAAGGCTGAACCGCCCTTGATTATGGGCGCATATTCAGGTGATACACGGGGCCAAGTCGAAGGAACCCCGTTATGAACCTATTTGCCGATATCCGCAGCCTTGTGCTGTCCACCCTTGATACGCTGGTCGCTGACGGGTTTCTGCCCGAGGGCCTGAGCTTTGACGCCATCACTGTTGAGCCTCCGCGCGATGCATCACATGGGGATATGGCAACCAATGCCGCGATGGTGCTGGCCAAGCCTGCCCGTATGAAGCCGCGCGATATCGCCGACAAGCTGGCTGCAAAGCTGGGTGAGGATGCGCGGATTACTGCGGCTGATGTGGCTGGGCCCGGCTTTTTGAACCTGCGGCTAAGCGCTGCGGTATGGCAGGGCGTTGTCGGCGCGGTTCTGCGGCAAGGGACTGATTTTGGCCGCGGCGATCTAGGTCAGGGCAGACGCGTGAACGTTGAATATGTATCCGCCAACCCGACCGGCCCGCTGCATGTTGGCCACACCCGCGGGGCGGTCTTTGGGGATGCGCTGGCGTCATTGCTTGATTTTGCGGGCTTTGATGTCACGCGCGAATATTACATCAACGATGGCGGGGCACAGGTCGATGTATTGGCGCGCTCTGTCTATCTGCGGTATCTTGAGGCACACGGCCAAGAGGTTGCTTTCCCCGAAGGCACATACCCCGGCGACTATCTGGTCGACGTGGGCGTGGCGCTGAAAGACAAGGTGGGCGACGCTTATATCGATAAGGATGAATCCGTCTGGCTTGAAGATGTACGCAATTTTGCCACCGACGAGATGATGAAGCTGATCCGCGAAGATCTGGCCTCTCTCGGGGTGGAAATGGATGTGTTCTATTCGGAAAAATCGCTCTATGGCACGGGCCGGATTGAAGCCGCGATTGAAGACCTCAAGGCCAAGGGTCTGATCTATGAAGGTGTGCTTGAGCCGCCAAAGGGCAAAAAGCCCGAAGACTGGGAACCGCGCGAGCAGACGCTGTTCAAATCCACTGCGCATGGCGATGATGTGGACCGCCCGGTGATGAAGTCGGACGGCGGCTGGACCTATTTCGCGCCCGATATTGCGTACCACTACGACAAGGTGCAGCGCGGCTTTGACATGTTGATTGACGTGTTCGGGGCGGATCATGGGGGCTATGTCAAACGGATGAAGGCCGCGGTGTCGGCGTTGTCCGAAGGGGCTGTGCCGCTCGACATCAAGCTGACGCAGCTGGTCAAGCTTTTCAAGGACGGCAAGGAATTCAAAATGTCCAAGCGGGCAGGGACATTCGTGACCCTGCGTGATGTTGTTGATCAAGTGGGCGCGGATGTGACGCGTTTCGTTATGTTGACTCGTAAAAATGACGCGATGCTGGACTTCGACTTTGCCAAAGTGCTTGAGCAATCGCGCGAAAACCCCGTGTTCTATGTGCAATACGCCAACGCCCGCGTTCATTCCGTGTTGCGCAAAGCGGCAGAGGCCGGCGTCGCGACAGATATTGAAACGCTTCAACGCGCCGATCTGAGCAAGCTGGACCATGAGGCAGAGCTGAAACTGGCGCAGAAGCTGGCAGAGTGGCCGCGGATGGTCGAGACGGCGGCGCGTAGCAACGAACCACATCGGATCGCGTTCTACCTTTACGAGCTTGCGGGCGACTTCCACGGGCTTTGGAACCGTGGGAATGACGTGCCAGAGCTGCGTTTCTTGCAAGATGATGCTGCGGTCTCGCAGTCGAAAATCGCTCTTGCGCAGGCCGCAGCGATTGTAATTGCGTCAGGTCTTGGTATTCTTGGGGTCAAGCCAGCGGAAGAGATGCGATAACGCACACACGCTGGTCAGGCAGGTTCAAAAAACAGACCCGCGCAGGCGATGCCGGACGCGGTCAGTGAGGCAGAAATGGCAGATTACACGTCCTCCTCCCAGGGTGGGGGGTATTCCTTTGAGCATGACACCGGACTAGGCCCGCAGACACCGGCTAAGCCTTTGACAAAGTTTGCAAATTTTGCAGGTGCTGCGCTGTCTATCACCTTGATCGTCGGGATCGGGGTGTGGGGTTACAAGCTGCTTGTGCGCGATGTGACGGGTATTCCGGTGGTCCGTGCCGCCCAAGGCGATATGCGTGTGCGTCCTGAAAATCCGGGCGGGCAACTGGCCGATAATCAGGGGCTGTCGGTCAACGCCGTTGCCTCTGAAGGGACGGCGAACCAGTTCGCTGAACAGTTGATACTGGCCCCGAAACCATTGGATCTGGAAGAAGAAGACCAGCCCATCCCCGTCGCGATGGTTGCACCTGTGCAACAGGCCCCAGCCTCCACCTCGCCAGCGGTAGACGTTGCAGCGGCGTTTCAAAACGGGGATGTAGACGGTTTGGTTGCCTCTCTCACGGATGGGATGGAGCCACTGGAAGATCAAGACGACGGAACCACGTTGCCAGAGCCGATGAGCGCGAGCGCCACGATGGATGTGGATCCGCTCGAAATGGCCGTGTCGAACGCTGTAGCCGTGGCAATGGGCGAAGAACCCGGCGTACGTGCATCCTTGCGGCCACAAAATCGGCCCGGTGGCCGAATGGTTGCGACCAAAGCATCCTTTGAATCCGCCCCCGTGGCTGCGGCAGAAGTCAAAGAGCTGTCGCCCGACAGCCTGCCCACAGGCACACGTCTGGTGCAACTGGGCGCATTCGATTCACCGCAGATCGCGCGGGCACAATGGGTCCGTCTGAACGCACGTTTCGGCGCCTATATGGACGGCAAAGACCGCATCATCCAAGAGGCCAGCAGCGGCGGTCGGACGTTCTATCGTCTGCGCGCGCATGGGTTTTCGGATATCGCGGACGCACGGCGCTTTTGTTCGGCGCTGGTGGCTGAAAACACTGACTGCATTCCCGTCGTTACACGCTGATGCGGTACGGGGCGACAATACTGGATGCGTCGGGGCTGCGGCTGACGGCGCAAGAAAAGGCGTTGTTTCGTGCCGTAAAACCCTTTGGGTTCATTCTGTTTGCACGCAATATCGACACGCCTGATCAGGTACGTGCCCTTTGCGCTGAAATGCGCGACGCGGCGGGCCATGACGCTGTGATTACCGTCGACCAAGAAGGCGGACGGGTGCAGCGTCTGCGTGCGCCACAGTGGCGCGACTGGTCGGCTCCGCTTGATTTTGTACAGGCTGCTGGTAGCAATGCGGCAGAGGCGATGTATCTGCGCTTTCGTCTGATCGCAGACGAGCTTCACCGCATCGGCATAGACAGCAATTGTGCACCTATGGTCGATGTGGCTGGCACGCAAACGCATGAGTTTCTACGCAACCGATGCTATGGCACAACGCCGGACGTGGTCGCGGCCTTGGGCCGCGCTGCGGCAGATGGCATGTTGGCGGGCGGCGTACTGCCCGTGGTCAAACACATACCCGGGCACGGGCGCGCCACGATGGACAGCCACTATGAACTGCCGCTGGTCAATGCGCCGCGCGCCGCGCTGGATGCCCATGATTTCGCGCCCTTCAAGGCGCTGAGCGACCTGCCGATGGGGATGACAGCGCATCTTGTCTATGATGCGATTGATCCACGTCCTGCCACGTTGTCACCGGTGATGATGAACCTGATCCGCGAGGACATCGGCTTTGACAATCTGATCATGACCGATGACATCTCGATGAAAGCATTGGCGGGTGAAGTAGACCAGATTGCGGCTGATGCGTTGTCGGCGGGCTGTGATGTCGTCCTTTATTGCAACGCCACATTGGAAGACCGCGGCCGTGTGGCCGAGGCAGCAGGCGAAATGACCGACGCTGCGCAAACCCGTGCAGAACGGGCGCTGGCGATGCGCCGTGAGCCTGATGATGTCGACATTCCTGCCCTAAATGCACAACTCGACACGCTTTTGGGCGGGGCGTCAGATGGCTGATACGGTCATGGACGATGGACAGGCAAAAGTTGCTGAACGGCGCACCGCCGAGGCGCTGATTGTGGATGTCGACGGGTTCGAGGGGCCTCTTGACCTGTTGCTGACGCTTAGCCGGACCCAAAAGGTTGATCTTCGCAAGGTTTCGGTGCTGCAATTGGCGCGGCAATATCTGATGTTCGTGGACAAGGCCAAGGCACTGCGGCTTGAACTGGCGGCGGATTATCTGGTCATGGCGGCGTGGCTGGCGTTTCTGAAATCCCGTTTGCTTCTACCGCCTGACCCCAAGGACGAAGGTCCCTCGGGCGAAGAGCTGGCCGCGCATCTGGCCTTTCAGCTGGAACGTCTGCAAGCAATACGAGACGTCGCTTCGCAGCTTATGGCACGTGATCAGTTGGGACGTGATTTTTTTGCCCGCGGCCAGACCCAGGAAATGCAGCAGACCCGCCGGGTGACATATAACGCGACCTTGCTGGACCTGATGCAAGGCTATGCCCGCACACGGACGCGCGACGAGTTTCGCCCCTTTGTGATGGATCGTGAAAAGGTCTTTACGATGGAGCAGGCGCTTGAACGGATGCGCGGTCTCATCGGGTTCGAGGGCGATTGGTCCGACCTGACACGCTATCTGCCCGAAGGCTGGGACAAGGAACCGGCAATGCGCCGCTCGGCGACGGCATCAACGTTTGCGGCGTCGCTTGAATTGGTAAAAGAAGGGCATCTGGAAATTCGCCAAGACGGGATGTTTGCCCCGATCCAGTTGCGCAAGAAGGATAGCTGACGTGGCCGACCCCGCCCAACAAATCGAAGAAAGCCTGTTTGACGCGCCACCTCTGGCCGAACAGGAACGCATGATCGAGGCGATCCTATTTGCCACCGCAGATCCCATGACCCTGCGCGAGATTACAGCCCGTCTGCCCCACGGCTGTGATCCTGCGGAAGCGCTGGTCCATCTGCGCAAACGCTATGCCGGGCGGGGGGTGCAGCTTTGCCGGATCGGGGATGCCTATGCCATGCGCACGGCCGCCGATCTGGGATATTTGATGCACCATGAGACAGTCGAGACCCGCAAACTGTCCCGCGCCGCAATCGAGACGCTGGCGATCATTGCCTATCACCAGCCCACCACCCGTGCCGAGATTGAAGAGATCCGCGGCGTGTCGGTATCGCGCGGGACTTTGGACCAGCTTATTGAACTTGACTGGATCCGCTTTGGCCGCCGCAAGATGACGCCCGGCCGGCCCGTGACCTTTGTTGTGACCCAAGAGTTTCTGGCGCATTTCGGGCTGGAAAGCCCGCGAGATCTGCCAGGTCTACAGGAGCTCCGCTCTGCCGGGCTGCTCGAGGGGCGCCCCGCGTTCAGTGCAATTCCGGGTGTCGACAGCGACGAAGAACCAGAGGCCACCGAAGGCCAGAGCGAGCTGTTCGAGGATTAATCCCCCGCGGGCCTGAAAATCGCCGCAAAGGATGTTATATTAAGCCCAGATATAGACCTATGCGGGAGTGAAATCACGAAATGAACCAGATTGTGAACATGATCATGCGTCGCTTTATGGGGCGATTGATCAATAAGGGTATCAATATCGGATTTGACCAAGCCTCTAAACTTGGGAAGGGCCGAAAAGATGTGGAAGGTCGCGATAGCGATGCCGTGCCGCCAAGCCCTGCTGAAAACGCACGGCGGAATAAAGCCGGTAACCAACAGGGAAAACAGGCGCGCAAAATGGTGCGAAACATGCGCAAGCTGACGCGGTTCTAGCAATCGGCAGCGCGCCCTGACGCTGACCTTACCGCGGTGGGCTGAAATGCTTGCTTAGCTTGAGTCCTTGCCCCTGATAGTTCGACGCGATGCCTGCTCCGTAGAGCTGGGTTGGCACTTGGGTCATTTTCTCGTAGACGAGCCGCCCGACAACTTGACCGTGCTCAAGCACAAAGGGTGCTTCGTGGCAGCGTACTTCTAGCACGCCGCGTGACCCTGCTCCGCCTGCGGACGCATGGCCGAACCCGGGGTCGAAGAACCCTGCATAATGCACCCGAAATTCACCTACCATCGCGAGGTAGGGGGCCATTTCGGCGGCATATTCGGGGGGGATCGTCACGGCTTCGCGGCTTACCAGAATATAGAACGCTCCGGGATCGAGGATAATCTGGCCATTGTCGCTGTGGACCTCTTCCCAGTATTG
It encodes the following:
- the argS gene encoding arginine--tRNA ligase — encoded protein: MNLFADIRSLVLSTLDTLVADGFLPEGLSFDAITVEPPRDASHGDMATNAAMVLAKPARMKPRDIADKLAAKLGEDARITAADVAGPGFLNLRLSAAVWQGVVGAVLRQGTDFGRGDLGQGRRVNVEYVSANPTGPLHVGHTRGAVFGDALASLLDFAGFDVTREYYINDGGAQVDVLARSVYLRYLEAHGQEVAFPEGTYPGDYLVDVGVALKDKVGDAYIDKDESVWLEDVRNFATDEMMKLIREDLASLGVEMDVFYSEKSLYGTGRIEAAIEDLKAKGLIYEGVLEPPKGKKPEDWEPREQTLFKSTAHGDDVDRPVMKSDGGWTYFAPDIAYHYDKVQRGFDMLIDVFGADHGGYVKRMKAAVSALSEGAVPLDIKLTQLVKLFKDGKEFKMSKRAGTFVTLRDVVDQVGADVTRFVMLTRKNDAMLDFDFAKVLEQSRENPVFYVQYANARVHSVLRKAAEAGVATDIETLQRADLSKLDHEAELKLAQKLAEWPRMVETAARSNEPHRIAFYLYELAGDFHGLWNRGNDVPELRFLQDDAAVSQSKIALAQAAAIVIASGLGILGVKPAEEMR
- the xth gene encoding exodeoxyribonuclease III — protein: MKIATFNINGIKARIDALPQWLDEAQPDVAILQEIKSVDEGFPRELFEDRGYNVETHGQKSFNGVAILSKLPLEDVTRGLPGDDSDEQARYIEATVVGDHSSVRLCGLYLPNGNPAPGPKYDYKLAWMQRLEDRARALLAEETPFLLTGDFNIIPQAEDAATPDAWREDALFRPESRAAWRRLLALGLTEAFRARTQGPGHYSFWDYQAGAWNRNNGIRIDHFLLSPAIADSLRDCQIDKDVRGREKPSDHVPVWVDLDL
- a CDS encoding SPOR domain-containing protein yields the protein MTKFANFAGAALSITLIVGIGVWGYKLLVRDVTGIPVVRAAQGDMRVRPENPGGQLADNQGLSVNAVASEGTANQFAEQLILAPKPLDLEEEDQPIPVAMVAPVQQAPASTSPAVDVAAAFQNGDVDGLVASLTDGMEPLEDQDDGTTLPEPMSASATMDVDPLEMAVSNAVAVAMGEEPGVRASLRPQNRPGGRMVATKASFESAPVAAAEVKELSPDSLPTGTRLVQLGAFDSPQIARAQWVRLNARFGAYMDGKDRIIQEASSGGRTFYRLRAHGFSDIADARRFCSALVAENTDCIPVVTR
- a CDS encoding HesB/IscA family protein, with the protein product MNLPPQVTPRAFDRLAEIGAAAEGQALRVAVEGGGCSGFQYDIALDAPKDDDLVLEGAGQKVVVDSISLPFLANAVIDFSEELIGARFVVENPNATSACGCGTSFSM
- the scpB gene encoding SMC-Scp complex subunit ScpB produces the protein MADPAQQIEESLFDAPPLAEQERMIEAILFATADPMTLREITARLPHGCDPAEALVHLRKRYAGRGVQLCRIGDAYAMRTAADLGYLMHHETVETRKLSRAAIETLAIIAYHQPTTRAEIEEIRGVSVSRGTLDQLIELDWIRFGRRKMTPGRPVTFVVTQEFLAHFGLESPRDLPGLQELRSAGLLEGRPAFSAIPGVDSDEEPEATEGQSELFED
- the nagZ gene encoding beta-N-acetylhexosaminidase is translated as MRYGATILDASGLRLTAQEKALFRAVKPFGFILFARNIDTPDQVRALCAEMRDAAGHDAVITVDQEGGRVQRLRAPQWRDWSAPLDFVQAAGSNAAEAMYLRFRLIADELHRIGIDSNCAPMVDVAGTQTHEFLRNRCYGTTPDVVAALGRAAADGMLAGGVLPVVKHIPGHGRATMDSHYELPLVNAPRAALDAHDFAPFKALSDLPMGMTAHLVYDAIDPRPATLSPVMMNLIREDIGFDNLIMTDDISMKALAGEVDQIAADALSAGCDVVLYCNATLEDRGRVAEAAGEMTDAAQTRAERALAMRREPDDVDIPALNAQLDTLLGGASDG
- a CDS encoding DUF6902 family protein; this encodes MSNVVTLSSVRARGIAAKHADIAAISRMFAQQRRRAGDVFWLKENAEWLGVLASSNMPVSSGALMPYASFYDQLEETIRFFPQYYRFFLSLALDLEDLGMPGETGLRLVHWVSRMRLVDGELSDLQRAEAERLMARRMPVTRDETLHARLRGFFLRSENFVLPNKKASYELAHIVFYLSDYGQRDPALPLAAIESLTFAGVLAYLDQDIDLLAELCAALRLAGSPAPVLWEDAVRTAANACQIVPHHGEGAGDGYHIYLVAGWLSQMAGAPAFSQAVPQGPVSIRYAPPEGALLGLSETLFKMGDTRQSDWARMRGRIMASLAPSAQNILAQAEASCPRFNAFFARFARAPAKTGGGSARVQL
- a CDS encoding deoxyguanosinetriphosphate triphosphohydrolase, producing MRASFASDPALTRGRLIPEEESTFRSCFQRDRDRIIHASAFRRLKHKTQVFIEHEGDYYRTRLTHSIEVAQVARTIAGALGLNAELTEAVALAHDLGHPPFGHTGEDALETLMAPYGGFDHNAQAIRIVTHLERHYAEFDGLNLTWETLEGLAKHNGPVTGDLPWALAAYGRQHDLELDTFASAEAQVAAIADDVAYNHHDLHDGLRAELFSTDELAELPILKDNFAEVDRLYPGLNYYRRRHEALRRFFGVLVEDVITVARTRLAEMKPETATDIRMAGRTLIQFSDPVFQDLKVIRAFLFDRMYRAPSVVLMRKQVTQVVEDLFPYFCAHTDQLPKQWRKDVEDADGDTALARIVSDYISGMTDRFALQEHERLIAKG
- a CDS encoding segregation and condensation protein A — translated: MADTVMDDGQAKVAERRTAEALIVDVDGFEGPLDLLLTLSRTQKVDLRKVSVLQLARQYLMFVDKAKALRLELAADYLVMAAWLAFLKSRLLLPPDPKDEGPSGEELAAHLAFQLERLQAIRDVASQLMARDQLGRDFFARGQTQEMQQTRRVTYNATLLDLMQGYARTRTRDEFRPFVMDREKVFTMEQALERMRGLIGFEGDWSDLTRYLPEGWDKEPAMRRSATASTFAASLELVKEGHLEIRQDGMFAPIQLRKKDS